In the genome of Podospora pseudocomata strain CBS 415.72m chromosome 2 map unlocalized CBS415.72m_2.2, whole genome shotgun sequence, one region contains:
- a CDS encoding uncharacterized protein (EggNog:ENOG503NUXS; COG:M): protein MRSSEEGMPELGSEGRPTLRVQMPSYSEMSSNSEKPKGTLDPDHLVPETAPLSPAESREVANRLNDDLELLRVERIVSHQQQNDARSRNRSHHERPDQVEDAFNSATPAPITARTPEKKSTWLTRLWVSLKRFPRVLRYVVYAIPAGILILIPVFLDLFAYDGNSEPVGGEGGVQLLWFGIWLEVVWLSLWAGRILTSIMPATVAFIADTVGSSNHKKWRDIGRQMEFPTALFVWMLAVLVSYKPILNHRVINDPDNDGSIPYVTWVDVLYKIIIALFVLATLNVAEKILIQWIAASFHLRTYSHRIRENQMQIDCLITLYSYAKTRLEEQDPVWDPNSDRNNSSGSRTPMKAIHSNARQAWNKVGNAASRMAGDFTGRKVAKNNHKRVVLELLRETASSYTLARVFYRTFVRPDHNTITVDDLLPAFPTPEEAELCFNVFDKDLNGDISMEELEMVCNEIHLEKKAIAASLKDLDSVIKKLDEVFMFLVAVIVIIVFISIISNSAAAALTSTGTVILGLSWLLQATAQEFLQSIIFVFVKHPFDVGDRVTIYGNTGSMMRGDDYYVIEISLLYTEFKKMEGHVVQAPNSLLNNLFILNQRRSQGLADPINLKLRFGTTEAQIEELKSRMLEFCLQNKRDYAPRIISEVQTIDEVASITMNIIFFHKSNYQNELLRLTRHNRFAVELMRQMHDMGLETPRLVAPGGGRDMPMYWASIPPPGYSQRDHGPDNTPGTTGEPVTAVPLPSPNAAARRRANSRAAVVEAGMDFQDVYHSRKRDNSVTRLASISQSPREDEEEENNGDGASRAGVSIDQHLEKVASRDSASTRRGKLWPMRSVSRAGSGQHHSRYQGSGGSGAPGAIV, encoded by the exons ATGCGCTCCTCGGAGGAGGGCATGCCCGAACTGGGCTCAGAGGGACGACCGACCCTTCGTGTTCAGATGCCGTCTTACTCAGAAATGAGCTCAAACAGTGAAAAGCCCAAGGGCACTCTTGATCCCGACCATTTGGTTCCCGAAACGGCACCCCTCAGTCCCGCCGAGTCTAGAGAAGTCGCCAACAGACTTAACGACGACCTCGAGCTTCTCCGTGTCGAACGTATTGTctctcatcagcaacaaaacGACGCCCGTTCGAGAAACCGAAGTCACCATGAGCGTCCCGACCAAGTCGAAGATGCCTTCAACTCAGCCACGCCTgctcccatcaccgccaggACTCCGGAGAAAAAGTCGACCTGGCTTACACGACTTTGGGTTTCGTTGAAGAGATTCCCTCGCGTTCTTCGCTACGTTGTCTACGCCATCCCAGCCGGCATCCTCATTCTGATACCagtcttcttggacttgttTGCCTATGACGGCAATAGCGAAccagttggtggtgagggaggtgttcAGCTGCTCTGGTTTGGAATCTGGCTTGAGGTGGTCTGGTTATCGCTATGGGCTGGTCGCATTCTCACCTCCATCATGCCTGCCACCGTTGCCTTCATTGCAGATACCGTCGGATCAAGCAACCACAAGAAGTGGCGGGATATCGGACGCCAAATGGAGTTTCCGACTGCCCTTTTCGTTTGGATGCTGGCCGTCTTGGTGTCATACAAGCCTATATTGAATCACCGAGTCATTAATGATCCCGACAATGACGGCAGCATACCTTATGTCACCTGGGTCGATGTTCTTTACAAGATCATCATAGCCTTGTTTGTGCTGGCAACGCTCAATGTGGCCGAGAAGATTCTGATTCAGTGGATCGCAGCTTCGTTCCACCTGCGTACCTACTCGCACCGCATTCGGGAAAACCAGATGCAAATCGACTGCCTTATCACTCTTTACTCGTACGCCAAAACCCGGCTGGAAGAACAAGACCCGGTCTGGGATCCCAACAGTGACAGAAACAACTCTTCTGGGAGCCGAACACCGATGAAGGCCATCCATTCCAATGCCCGTCAGGCTTGGAACAAGGTGGGCAACGCTGCCAGTCGCATGGCTGGCGACTTTACTGGGCGAAAGGTTGCCAAGAACAATCACAAGAGAGTTGTGTTGGAGCTGCTCCGAGAGACAGCATCGAGTTACACACTCGCCCGCGTCTTTTACCGTACTTTTGTTCGTCCGGACCACAACACTATCACGGTAGATGATCTCCTGCCAGCATTCCCAACTCCTGAGGAGGCTGAGTTATGCTTCAACGTCTTTGACAAAGATCTCAATGGTGACATTTCTatggaggagcttgagatGGTTTGCAACGAGATCcacctggagaagaaggcgattgCCGCCTCTTTGAAGGATCTGGACTCTgtcatcaagaagctggacgaAGTGTTCATGTTTCTTGTTGCGGTTATTGTCATCATTGTGTTTATCAgcatcatctccaactcgGCCGCTGCAGCGCTCACCTCGACGGGTACGGTTATACTGGGTTTGTCGTGGCTTCTTCAGGCCACCGCTCAGGAATTTCTTCAG tccatcatcttcgtctttgTCAAACACCCCTTCGACGTCGGTGACCGCGTCACCATCTACGGCAACACCGGCTCCATGATGCGAGGTGATGACTACTACGTCATCGAGATCTCCCTTCTCTACACCGAGTTCAAGAAAATGGAAGGTCATGTCGTGCAGGCGCCCAACTCGCtgctcaacaacctcttcatcctcaaccagcGCCGCAGTCAAGGTCTCGCCGACCCGATCAATCTCAAGCTCCGCTTCGGCACGACAGAAGCCCAAatcgaggagctcaagtCCAGAATGCTGGAATTTTGCCTCCAGAACAAGCGTGATTATGCCCCAAGGATTATCTCTGAAGTTCAGACCATTGACGAGGTTGCGTCGATCACCATGAACATCATCTTTTTCCACAAGAGCAACTACCAAAACGAGCTCCTCCGTCTCACACGCCACAACCGTTTTGCCGTCGAGCTCATGAGGCAGATGCACGACATGGGTCTGGAGACGCCTCGTCTTGTTGcgcctggtggtgggagggacATGCCTATGTATTGGGCTTCGATCCCACCCCCTGGGTACTCCCAGCGGGATCATGGACCTGACAACACACCTGGAACTACTGGCGAACCAGTCACGGCCGTGCCTCTTCCCAGCCCGAACgcagcagcaaggaggagggccaACAGCCGTGCCGCGGTTGTGGAGGCGGGGATGGATTTTCAGGATGTGTATCACAGCCGGAAGAGGGATAATTCCGTGACGAGGCTGGCGTCGATTAGTCAGTCGCcgagggaggatgaggaggaggagaataaTGGGGATGGGGCCTCTCGGGCGGGGGTGAGTATTGATCAGCATCTGGAGAAGGTTGCGAGTAGGGATAGTGCTTCAACTAGAAGAGGGAAGTTGTGGCCTATGAGGTCGGTAAGTAGGGCTGGGAGTGGGCAGCATCATTCTCGGTATCaggggagtggggggagtggtgcACCGGGAGCGATTGTTTAA
- a CDS encoding uncharacterized protein (EggNog:ENOG503PY8B) gives MASKPREYNIPAHPNRDFWSSLWPTSSSPPAKATTVEPTPTYSVPKGSRRAKTPVISEEPSKSKKSKPTRTKSKSKSKKSSTSKGPGSWSEWYLSEDNEYFWRARKLPNDQWDYEKQPKPEPPQPEIQPLPHPHLEPITQQTQSKTSPEPEIKPLPHPHLETISQQTQPTTTITPQPEPQPLPHPHMQPISQPSSPKITIEDATPLSTSSSSSPSPSRTPSPQSNTHLKPPPSPALKSHRSGRSALTNPKSSYPTIITKSTGRPTEAITTSNPSPRTSGLALTRIESISPIRKPSPLSKPPKTASQQQPAPKPPKVVNPPAKKSSSPKRPIGPVMWLFTEGRSRKGKSLASPPPPAGRGKEGGDGGVVITKNKGTGVSNSELAKKKKMLDRKIREGKVVDTKVDSKKRIRAWLGGVEGEEELIPLDGEGFPVYR, from the exons ATGGCTTCCAAACCAAGAGAATACAACATCCCAGCACACCCCAATCGGGATTTCTGGTCATCACTATGgccgacatcctcctctcctcccgcgaAAGCCACGACAGTCGAGCCAACCCCGACCTATAGCGTCCCCAAGGGTTCTCGTCGTGCAAAGACGCCCGTCATATCCGAAGAGCCATCGAAatcaaaaaaatcaaaacCTACAAGGAcaaagtcaaagtcaaagtcaaagaaaAGCTCAACATCAAAGGGTCCCGGGTCATGGTCGGAATGGTACCTCAGCGAGGACAACGAGTACTTTTGGCGTGCGAGAAAACTTCCAAATG ATCAATGGGACTACGAaaaacaacccaaaccagaaccacctcaacccgagatccaacccctcccacatcctCACCTGGAGCCAATAACCCAGCAAACTCAATCAAAAACATCACCAGAACCCGAAATCAAaccactccctcaccctcacctaGAAACAATatcccaacaaacccaacccaccaccaccatcaccccgcAACCAGagccccaacccctcccacacccccaCATGCAACCAATATCCCAACCCAGCTCCCCCAAGATAACAATAGAAGACGCAACCCCCTTAtccacttcttcctcttcatccccctccccatcgcgaaccccctctccccaatccaacacccacctcaaaccccccccctcccccgccctcaaATCCCACCGCTCCGGCCGATCAGccctcacaaaccccaaatcctcctatcccaccatcatcacaaagtCCACAGGCCGCCCAACAGAAgcaatcaccacctccaaccccagcccTCGAACCTCCGGCCTCGCCCTCACAAGAATAGaatccatctcccccatccgGAAACCTTCCCCTTtatccaaaccccccaagaCAGCctcccagcaacaaccagcacccaaacccccaaaagtCGTCAACCCCCCCGCTAAAAAATCTTCGTCGCCAAAAAGGCCGATCGGGCCGGTAATGTGGCTTTTTACCGAGGGTAGGTCGAGAAAGGGGAAGTCATTAgcttcgccgccgccacccgcgggaagggggaaggaaggaggggatgggggggtggtcatcaccaagaacaaggggaCTGGCGTCTCGAATAGTGAGCTggcaaaaaagaagaagatgctGGATAGGAAGATTAGagaggggaaggtggtggataCAAAGGTTGATAGTAAAAAGAGGATAAGGGCTTGGTTGggcggggtggagggggaggaggagctgatTCCtttggatggggaggggtttccTGTTTATCGGTAG
- a CDS encoding uncharacterized protein (COG:I; EggNog:ENOG503NX8X): MSLLSSLLNPVPGFPEYTGAYRVGTVDVEIPISKLPAGKKPEGAADVHTVLFRIFYPTVAEAQGKYISWLPAPQRLHIEAYAQFLGLGSKTASVLSFLPRHLHWTTIPAIKNAPLLPPPAEHSSSRWPTMIFSHGLGGNRNAYSHLAGSLASHGVVVICPEHRDQSAALTLIRDPQTPKKATPLAYLRIPHNQTPEIWAQRDSQLRIRLWELDMIFEAILAIDRNDNKVIASNLNTSTPVSALFALHNKLDILDPGKVIFAGHSFGSSTMVQFLKSVFYSSHPALESFEEGRLFTPRPGSAIMSQINGLNPAVLLDMWCFPLLSAASDKLYRLPLPCYSVSQEQQKMSKILAVESDQFFKWGTHLHRTAKVLSADPTAEVVKESPDHPAPYLFYVEKSAHLSQSDFAVLFPWLTNKAFGSETPEVVLSLNVRAAVQFLRGNGVVVGESRLERERGDVLGRGVEVAKWRWVDVVGMGRRVYPSEIEMRREERGEEEVEESRREEKGMGGEMEPGVGEEDKMKENGVTGGERL, from the exons ATGTCGCTCCTGTCTTCCCTTCTCAACCCTGTTCCCGGGTTTCCCGAGTACACCGGCGCCTACAGGGTCGGCACTGTAGATGTCGAAATTCCCATATCGAAGCTGCCAGCCGGCAAAAAACCCGAAGGTGCCGCAGACGTTCACACAGTTCTATTCAGAATATTTTACCCGACGGTAGCTGAGGCTCAGGGAAAATACATCAGTTGGCTTCCCGCGCCTCAAAGGCTTCACATAGAGGCCTATGCCCAGTTTCTGGGCCTCGGCTCGAAAACTGCGTCTGTTCTCTC ATTTCTACCCCGACATCTTCACTGgaccaccatcccagccATCAAGAATGCTCCTTTGCTGCCTCCCCCAGCTGAGCATTCCAGCTCAAGATGGCCAACCATGATATTTTCACACGGCCTAGGAGGTAACCGCAATGCCTACAGCCATCTCGCCGGCTCCCTAGCCTCCCACGGAGTAGTCGTCATCTGCCCCGAACATCGCGACCAGAGCGCAGctctcaccctcatccgCGACCCCCAAACGCCCAAAAAGGCCACCCCCCTCGCCTACCTACGAATCCCGCACAACCAAACCCCTGAGATCTGGGCCCAGCGCGACTCCCAACTCCGCATCCGCCTCTGGGAACTCGATATGATCTTTgaagccatcctcgccatcgaccgcaacgacaacaaagtcatcgcctccaacctcaacaccagcacccctGTTTCGGCCCTCTTTGCCTTGCACAACAAACTCGACATCTTGGACCCCGGCAAAGTGATCTTTGCGGGCCACTCGTTTGGTTCCTCGACCATGGTCCAGTTCCTCAAATCAGTCTTTTATTCGTCCCATCCTGCTCTGGAGTCTTTTGAGGAGGGCAGGTTGTTCACCCCGCGGCCTGGCTCGGCTATCATGTCACAAATCAACGGTTTGAACCCGGCTGTCTTGCTGGATATGTGGTGTTTCCCTCTTTTATCGGCCGCGTCCGACAAGCTGTATCGTCTCCCGCTGCCGTGCTATTCTGTGTCTCAAGAACAGCAAAAGATGTCGAAGATTCTCGCGGTGGAATCAGATCAGTTCTTCAAATGGGGGACGCACCTGCACCGCACGGCGAAGGTTTTGTCTGCTGATCCGACCGCGGAGGTTGTGAAGGAGTCGCCTGACCACCCGGCGCCGTATTTGTTTTATGTAGAGAAATCTGCACATTTGAGTCAGTCGGATTTTGCGGTTTTGTTTCCTTGGTTGACGAATAAGGCTTTCGGGTCGGAGACGcccgaggtggtgttgagtttGAATGTGAGGGCTGCGGTGCAGTTTTTGAGGGGGaatggggttgtggttggggagtcgaggttggagagggagaggggggatgtgctggggaggggggtggaggtggcgaagtggaggtgggttgatgtggtggggatggggaggagggtgtatCCGAGTGAGAttgagatgaggagggaggagaggggtgaggaggaggtggaggagtcgaggagggaggagaaggggatgggtggggagatggagcctggggttggggaagaggataAAATGAAGGAGAATGGGGTCACGggtggggagaggttgtAG
- the LAP4 gene encoding vacuolar aminopeptidase 1 (EggNog:ENOG503NVRC; MEROPS:MER0001255; COG:E) produces the protein MTRHTPAFIRARDSNLSIRSMAMEQAMMASRASPVANDGLNKVDAKELKPEAFTKPYCEFMTENPTVFHAVGYFKEKLAKAGYKELSHRDSWIGKLEPGGKYYVTRNGSSIIAFAVGKAYKPGNGAAMIAGHIDALTARLKPTSTKPGNNGYVQLGVAQYAGALNETWWDRDLSIGGRVIVRDPDTGKTTVKLAKLDWPIARIPTLAPHFGIGMMGHNNRETETVPIIGLDNSDVRGASTTSSEPPLGGVGSFAATQPPKLVKLIASQIGVQDYSTILNWELELYDSQPAQVGGMDKEFIFAGRIDDKLCSWAAFMALLHAKQEEEEGIIKLVALFDDEEIGSLLRQGARGNFLPLTVERAVESLAARDGKTPFGPGLMGQTFANSFLVSSDVTHAAHPNFTQTNLAEHSPRLNVGVALCVDASAHMTTDSVSMAILDRIATLAGTVNQRHMIRNDSRSGGTVGPMLSSAMGCKAADVGIPQLSMHSIRATTGSLDPGLGLKFYKGFLDNWEKVDKEWRP, from the exons ATGACTCGTCACACTCCTGCCTTCATCCGGGCCCGCGattccaacctctccatccgtTCCATGGCCATGGAGCAGGCGATGATGGCCTCGCGCGCCTCTCCTGTCGCCAATGATGGTCTCAACAAGGTCGACGCCAAAGAGCTTAAGCCCGAGGCCTTCACCAAACCATACTGCGAGTTCATGACCGAGAACCCCACAGTCTTCCATGCCGTCGGCTActtcaaggagaagctcgcAAAGGCTGGTTACAAGGAGCTTTCCCATCGCGATAGCTGGATTGGCAAGCTGGAGCCTGGTGGAAAGTACTATGTTACCCGCAATGGCAGCTCCATCATCGCCTTCGCTGTCGGCAAGGCCTACAAGCCCGGGAATGGTGCTGCGATGATTGCTGGCCACATCGACGCTCTTACCGCCCGCCTCAAGCCTACAAGCACGAAGCCAGGAAACAATGGATACGTTCAATTGGGTGTCGCGCAATATGCCGGTGCTTTGAACGAGACTTGGTGGGACAGAGACCTGAGCATTGGTGGCCGTGTCATCGTCAGAGACCCCGACACTGGCAAGACAACGGTGAAGCTCGCCAAGCTTGACTGGCCAA TTGCTCGTATCCCTACTCTCGCTCCTCACTTTGGAATCGGCATGATGGGCCACAATAACCGCGAAACCGAAACCGTTCCAATCATTGGTCTCGACAACAGCGACGTTCGTGGtgcctcgaccacctcgtcTGAACCCCCTCTCGGCGGCGTTGGTTCCTTTGCCGCTACCCAGCCTCCCAAGCTTGTCAAGCTCATCGCTTCGCAAATTGGCGTCCAAGACTATAGCACAATCCTCAACTGGGAGCTCGAGCTTTACGACTCCCAGCCGGCCCAAGTCGGCGGCATGGACAAGGAATTCATTTTTGCCGGTCGCATCGACGACAAGCTCTGCTCCTGGGCCGCCTTCATGGCTCTTCTCCACGCCaaacaggaggaggaggagggcatcaTCAAGCTCGTCGCTCTCTTCGACGATGAGGAAATTGGCTCTCTGCTCCGCCAAGGTGCTCGTGGCAACTTCCTCCCTCTGACAGTCGAGCGCGCCGTCGAGTCCCTCGCTGCCAGAGATGGCAAGACTCCCTTTGGCCCAGGCCTCATGGGTCAAACCTTTGCCAACTCGttcctcgtctcctccgACGTCACCCACGCCGCCCACCCCAACTTCACCCAGACCAACCTCGCCGAGCACTCGCCACGTCTCAACGTCGGCGTTGCCCTCTGCGTTGACGCCTCTGCCCACATGACCACCGACAGTGTGTCGATGGCCATTCTGGACAGAATCGCCACTCTGGCTGGCACCGTCAACCAGCGCCACATGATCCGCAACGACAGCAGATCAGGCGGCACCGTCGGCCCAATGCTGAGCAGCGCCATGGGGTGCAAGGCTGCCGATGTCGGTATCCCACAGCTGAGCATGCACAGCATCCGCGCTACTACCGGTAGCTTGGATCCCGGCCTCGGTCTCAAGTTTTACAAGGGCTTCCTGGACAACTGGGAGAAGGTTGACAAGGAGTGGCGCCCTTAG
- the SYG1 gene encoding Xenotropic and polytropic retrovirus receptor 1 (COG:U; EggNog:ENOG503NTYU): MKFAKELEQDAVPEWRVKYLNYKQGKKHVKAVIRAINRAAATPTLARRAEADQHHYKTPSTYFNIGHNFTPPPPKANDDGLLGGEPDETGKAKAVKVVATPRDDERSGLARSPGSEVQYGSFGPVPSRSSYRHDFELPAPAMRVPSRTSEHGAPSSPPLNRLALHRSASMVATVPSGYQTPSKVNLGADGTPRQRMSRLFTTGSTHTRNASNRFTGGNKMEIGMQNLDSVRSAERDFFAFLDSELAKIESFYKEKEDQATERLMALRAQLHEMRNRRTAEITEARKKRETGRNRSPSDDDAGEQQDKDGSRDWIAPLKGKFFKPGPNSKALQKMTQTPVMHPQNVDEGRDYVRRPPGDDVPYRSAKRKLKVALQEFYRGLELLKSYALLNRTAFRKLNKKYDKAVKARPSYRYMNEKVNKSWFVNSDILDGHIRTVEDLYARYFERGNHKIAAGKLRNLNKRAGDSSDSAFRSGITIGLGGVFAVQGLIYGAELLFSEDDDLRTQTAYLMQLYGGYFLVLFLFILFTLDCRMWTKNKVNYPFIFEFDQRNFLDWKQVAEFPSFFFALLGVFMWLNFSRLGDWEEMYLYYPVVLICITLGILFFPAPILHHKARRWFLYSHYRLLLSGLYPVEFRDFFLGDIWCSLTYATCNIELFFCLYANSWYDPEQCNSSHSRLMGFFGALPPIWRALQCIRRYYDTKNVFPHLVNCGKYTMTILTAVFLSLYRIENSQANLSLFITFGTVNAIYCSIWDLFMDFSLLQAGARQKLLRNITALRPVSIYYIIMTLDPILRFSWIFYAIFTHDSQHSTIVSFLVAFAEVFRRGIWTLLRVENEHCANVAQYKASRDTPLPYHLNTSTSSVEDTTPPAQQQQQPPAGLLGPAAINPATPGVDQQDQIRPLGQHHRKPSTIPPRTPASQVLHRTPTNVGGGTPQSIAVSDTPAEESGPAAAFRRRYTDTIGKKSILQAMAEAHKQDFEKKRLPLGSEPSSTARRGSARPDEGDDEEIKSEEEEEEDDDEDDETGSVEEERMRVREAEGLVNRARGVNAGSESD, from the exons AacttcacaccaccacccccgaaaGCGAACGATGATGGACTGCTTGGTGGAGAGCCGGATGAGACAGGAAAGGCCAAGGCGGTCAAGGTGGTAGCAACTCCACGGGACGATGAGCGATCAGGTCTGGCGAGGTCCCCAGGCAGTGAGGTTCAGTATGGTAGCTTTGGTCCGGTGCCATCTCGCTCGAGCTATCGGCATGACTTTGAGCTCCCTGCGCCGGCGATGAGAGTTCCATCCAGGACCAGTGAACACGGtgccccttcttcacctcccttGAACCGACTCGCGTTGCACAGAAGCGCCTCCATGGTAGCTACGGTTCCGAGTGGCTATCAGACCCCCTCCAAGGTCAATCTGGGTGCAGATGGTACGCCTCGCCAACGCATGTCTCGGCTCTTCACGACCGGATCGACACACACGCGGAATGCGTCCAACAGATTTACTGGCGGGAACAAGATGGAAATCGGGATGCAAAATCTAGATTCCGTCCGATCTGCGGAACGtgacttcttcgcctttCTCGACAGCGAactggccaagattgagTCGTTttacaaggagaaggaggatcaGGCCACCGAGCGGTTGATGGCACTGCGAGCACAGCTGCACGAAATGCGCAACAGGAGAACGGCCGAGATCACGgaagcgaggaagaagcgCGAGACAGGCCGGAATCGGAGTCCCAGTGATGACGACGCCGGTGAGCAGCAGGACAAGGACGGCAGTCGTGATTGGATCGCCCCCTTGAAGGGCAAGTTTTTTAAACCGGGGCCCAATTCGAAAGCCCTCCAGAAGATGACACAAACACCGGTCATGCACCCTCAAAACGTCGACGAAGGGCGGGACTACGTCCGGAGACCACCTGGAGACGACGTTCCCTACCGAAGCGCGAAGCGGAAACTCAAAGTGGCATTGCAAGAGTTCTACCGCGGCCTGGAGTTGCTCAAGTCCTACGCGCTGCTCAACCGGACTGCCTTTCGCAAACTCAACAAGAAGTATGACAAGGCGGTTAAGGCCCGCCCGTCATACCGATACATGAATGAGAAAGTGAACAAGTCCTGGTTTGTCAACAGCGACATTCTCGATGGACATATTCGGACTGTGGAGGATCTCTATGCCCGCTACTTTGAGCGTGGAAACCACAAGATCGCGGCTGGAAAGCTTCGAAACTTGAACAAGCGCGCCGGGGACTCCTCTGACAGCGCGTTCCGCAGCGGCATCACAATTGGACTCGGAGGTGTCTTTGCAGTTCAGGGGTTGATCTATGGAGCAGAGCTTTTGTtcagcgaggatgatgacctCCGAACACAAACTGCATATCTGATGCAGCTGTACGGAGGGTATTTCCTCGTgcttttcctcttcatcctgTTCACTCTTGACTGCCGCATGTggaccaagaacaaggtcaACTATCCCTTCATCTTTGAGTTTGACCAACGAAACTTTTTGGACTGGAAGCAGGTGGCCGAGTTTCCTagcttcttctttgcgcTCCTCGGCGTTTTCATGTGGCTCAACTTTTCGAGGTTGGGTGACTGGGAGGAGATGTACTTGTACTACCCGGTCGTTCTGATTTGCATTACCCTGGGCATCCTGTTTTTTCCGGCACCTATTCTTCACCACAAGGCCAGGAGGTGGTTCTTGTACTCGCAT TATCGGCTTCTCCTTTCAGGTTTATACCCAGTCGAGTTTCGTGATTTCTTTCTGGGCGATATCTGGTGTTCGTTGACCTATGCCACCTGT AATATCGAACTGTTCTTTTGCCTCTACGCCAACTCCTGGTACGACCCAGAGCAGTGCAACTCGTCTCATTCCCGCCTCATGGGCTTCTTCGGCGCCCTGCCACCAATCTGGCGTGCCCTCCAGTGCATCAGGCGTTACTACGACACCAAAAACGTCTTTCCTCATCTGGTCAACTGCGGGAAATACACCATGACGATCCTCACCGCCGTGTTCCTGAGTCTTTACCGCATCGAAAACAGCCAAGCCAACTTGAGTCTCTTTATCACCTTTGGCACGGTCAACGCGATTTACTGCTCCATCTGGGATCTGTTTATGGATTTCTCACTCCTCCAAGCCGGCGCTCGGCAAAAGCTGCTCCGGAACATTACCGCCTTGCGTCCAGTCAGCATATACTACATCATCATGACCTTGGATCCTATCCTCCGCTTCTCCTGGATCTTTTATGCCATCTTCACCCACGACAGCCAGCACTCGACGATTGTTTCGTTTCTTGTCGCCTTTGCGGAGGTTTTCAGAAGGGGTATCTGGACCTTGCTCCGTGTGGAGAATGAGCACTGCGCCAACGTAGCGCAGTACAAAGCCTCCCGTGACACGCCCCTACCTTATCATTTGAATACCTCTACTTCCAGCGTGGAGGATACAACGCCCcccgcccagcagcaacaacaaccaccagctGGTCTGTTAGGTCCAGCTGCCATCAACCCTGCCACTCCGGGGGTTGATCAACAAGATCAGATCCGCCCGTTGGGCCAGCATCACAGAAAACCATCTACTATTCCCCCTCGCACACCGGCATCTCAGGTCCTCCATCGGACTCCTACCAATGTTGGAGGTGGTACTCCACAGAGCATTGCAGTTAGTGACACCCCTGCGGAGGAAAGTGGtccggcggcggcgtttAGGAGACGGTATACAGACACTATTGGGAAGAAGTCGATTTTGCAGGCCATGGCGGAGGCGCACAAGCAggactttgagaagaagaggttgccGTTGGGGTCGGAGCCGTCGTCCACGGCCAGACGGGGCAGCGCGAGAcctgatgagggggatgatgaggagattaaaagtgaagaagaggaggaggaagatgacgatgaggatgacgagacggggagtgtggaggaggagaggatgagggtcagggaggcggaggggttggtgaataGGGCCAGGGGGGTTAATGCGGGGAGTGAGAGTGATTAG